In the genome of Myxococcus stipitatus, one region contains:
- a CDS encoding ankyrin repeat domain-containing protein codes for MSLFDAVLAADRASLESQLDSGADPNPFDAEGQTPLMVAAREGHDELLGLLLDAGADPSLTNAIGESAIILAAAHGHEECVRLLAGSATDEEAAMVRALMDANASGSRSTPPAPPPDDLRHKLASAAAYVAGKLGDDGPAKRLERLLRASKPRKP; via the coding sequence ATGTCCCTCTTCGATGCCGTGCTCGCCGCTGACCGTGCGTCCCTGGAGTCCCAGCTGGACTCGGGCGCGGACCCCAACCCGTTCGACGCGGAGGGGCAGACGCCGCTGATGGTGGCCGCGCGCGAGGGCCACGACGAGCTCCTGGGGCTGCTGCTGGACGCGGGCGCGGACCCGTCGCTCACGAACGCCATCGGTGAGTCCGCCATCATCCTGGCCGCCGCGCATGGCCACGAGGAATGCGTGCGCCTGCTGGCTGGCTCCGCGACGGATGAAGAGGCGGCCATGGTGCGCGCGCTGATGGACGCGAACGCGTCGGGCTCCCGGTCCACGCCTCCCGCGCCTCCGCCGGATGACCTCCGCCACAAGCTGGCGTCGGCGGCGGCCTACGTGGCGGGCAAGCTGGGCGATGACGGCCCCGCGAAGCGGCTGGAGCGACTGCTGCGCGCGAGCAAACCGCGCAAGCCCTGA